The Ruminococcaceae bacterium BL-4 region GCCAAAAAAGCATTTTACGGACTTGGCATGAATGTTATCGGCCATAAACGCCGTTTAACTAAGCCGATAAAAACAGAATATGGAATCCTCACAAATGATCTGGATGAAGTGATCCGCTCCGCTGATTTTCTTTCCCTTCATGTACCGCTCACTTCTTCTACCAGGAATCTTCTCAGCGCAGAAAAGCTTGCTTTGATGAAACCAACCGCTTATTTGATCAACACGGCCCGCGGAGAAGTGACCGATGAAAAAGCATTGACTAAAATATTGTCAGAAAAAAAGATCGCCGGTGCTGCCATCGATGTCTTCGATGGTGGGATTCCCAATATGAATAACCCCATTCTCCATCTGGATAATGTAATTGTCTCTCCGCATACCGCATCCTTTACCGGACGTTCTCTGGAGCGAATGAGTTATCAGGCTGCTTTGGGAATTGTCGAAACACTCAAAGGGCAGGTCCCTACTTTTCCTGTAAACAACCCAAACCCGATTGACAAAGCCAGCTAAAGGAGGACTTCTTATGAAAAAAAGAGATATTTTTGCAGGCGCCGAACGTATGGATTCCACTTCTTCCTCTTTAATTCGCGTCATGCTCGATAAAGTCCGTGCCATGAAAGACGCCGGCAAAACAGTAATTCCTCTGGTAGCAGGGGAACCAGATTTCAATACGCCGGAACCAATTAAAGAAGCAACGATTTCCGCTTTGGAAGCCAACTTTACGCATTATGGTTCCAACCGCGGCATGCCGGAACTGCGCGAAAAAATTTCGAAAATTCTGGAACGGGATATGGGAGTTCATTACGACCCTGCGACCGAAATTCTTGTGACATGCGGCGGTGCAGAAGCAATTAACAATGCGTTGCTCTCTACAATTAGTCCGGGAGATGAAGTCATCATCTTTTCCCCTGCTTTTGTGAGCTATGAGAATCTGGTTCATCTAGCGGGAGGCACTGTCGTTTCGCTTCCTTTAAAAGAGGAAAATGGCTTTCAGATCGATCTTTCTGAAACCGAAGCCCATATCACCGACCGTACCAGAATGATTATTCTCAATAATCCCTGTAATCCAACCGGCGTTGCTTATCACCGCGAAATTTTGGAAGGTCTCGCAAAACTTGCCTGTAAATATGATCTTCTCGTCTTTTCGGACGAAATTTATGACCGTCTAACTTATGATGAACCTTTCTGCTCGATGGCTTCTTTTCCCGGAATGCGGGAACGGGCGCTTATCATGTGCGGTTTTTCGAAAACTTATGCCATGACCGGCTGGCGACTTGGATATTTAGCAGTTGACAAACGGCATATGGATTATATTCTGAAATTTCATCAGTATTCTACCACCTGCTGCCCCACTTTTTTGCAAATTGGCCTTGCAAATTCTGTAGATCTCCCCGAAACAGAAACAGCCGTAAAAGAAATGCAGAATAAGTTTAAGGAACGCAGAAAATTAATCATGGAACAGCTTGATAAAATCCCACAGATTCATTATGTTCGCCCCTCCGGCGCCTTTTATGTTTTTATTGACGTCTCCGATACCGGACTCTCCGGACAGGAATTTTCCGAACGGCTGCTGGAAGAAAAGTTGGTGGGTACCGTTCCCGGGATTGGCCTTGGAAAAGAATGTGGAGATTTTGTCCGTCTTTCTTATGCGACTTCTAATGAAAACATTTTGGAAGCGACCAATCGGATGGCCGATTTTGTAAAATCACTTGCATAAAAGATTTATCTCCTTATAGGCAAAAAGGCCGACTCATTTTTTTCGAGCCGGTCTTTTTGCTTTTGTACGACAGCGATTGCCATCACCAAATGAGTCCGTCCAATTTTTTGCATTCCAGGCTAAAAAATGGTATAATAATTAAACACACCAAATCACAAAGAATGGGAGAGGATTTTATGACAGATGGGAAAAAGCACATTGCAATTGGATTTGCGACCGGACGAATGGGCTTTAAAAATGTACTGCGTGCTTATATCTATCATTTAAAAGAATCCCATTTCTTATCTGATAGCCGGTTTTTCTTATCTTTATTTGTCGCGTATGATCCCAGCTATAATAATACCAAAAAAGAAGACTACGACAATCTTAGTGCAGAAGACCGAGAAGCATTTTATTTATGCCGCTTTATTGGGCCAGATGACATTGAAAAAGAAAAGCAGCAGCTTGTGAAAGAATCCATTTTAACAAAAGAAGAAGCTGCCGGTGTATTTGGAACCGGCTATGCCATGCAGCGAAATATTATTCTATATGAGGCTCTGCGTGAAAACGTTGATGAAATTATCTTTCTTGATGACGATGAATACCCCATGGCGGTAACAGAATCAAACGGAAATTCTCTTTGGAGCGGTCAGAATGTTTTGGAAGAACATATTCGTTACCTGCAATTTTCCGACATCACAAATGGATATCACTGCGGCTATCTAACGCCTGTTCCTTCTATCGATTTCGATGGGATTCTCTCAAAAGAAATCTTTCATCGCTTCACAGATGCTCTGAGCAGCGATGTCTTAAAATGGGACGAGGTTGAGCGCTTGATTGCATCCGGCGGAGTTACATATGCAGACAAAACCATTTTGAGCGAACATCAGGCAAACCTCGCTTTAGAAACAAATGGTGCAAAATTTATAAGCGGAGGAAATCTTGGAATCAATTTAACAAAACGGACAAAAGTTTTGCCATTTTATAATCCACCGGGGGCACGAGGCGAAGACAGCATTCTCAGCACCTGCCTTAAAGAATATAACGTCAAATGGATTCCCGTTTATACATTTCATGATGGGTTCTCTTTTTATGGAACCCTTCTTCGCGGAGTCCTTCCTTTAAAGCTGAAACAGATTTCGCTTTATGATTCTGCCGCTGTTAACAATCGCTTTTATAAAGCCTGCCTCGGCTGGGCCCGCTATAAGCCCCTATATACTTATCTGACCCAACCGGATTCTTTTACAGAAACAATGGATCAGTCCCTCAAAAATCTTCAAGAATGTCTGCCATATGTCTGTTCTTATTTTAATGACAAACGGTATTTCAATCTATTTTATGAAATGGAAAAATACGTTAAGAACGTACCAAATCATAACCAGCAATTTCACGATCTGCAAAGGTCATGGAAAAAGATGGTAAAAGCTTTATAAATACAAAAAAGTGCCTCAGAAACCGAAAAACGATTTCTGAGGCACTTTTTATTTACACTTAACCTAAAAAATCTCAGCCAAGCAGTTTTACCATGACTGCTTTTTGAGCATGTAAACGGTTTTCAGCTTCTTCAAAGATTTCTGCGGAATGTTTTTCAAATACATCCGCGGTAATTTCTTCTCCACGATGTGCCGGAAGACAATGCAGTACCATAGCATCCTTTTTGGCTTTTGCCATCACTTCTGCATTTATCTGGAATCCTTCAAATGCTTTGCGACGTTTTGCAGCTTCGTCTTCCTGCCCCATCGAAGCCCAAACATCTGTAATTACAACATCGGCTCCAACAGCCGCTTCTTTTGGATCAGTCGTCATGCTGAACGCCGGATAAGCCTGTGCAAAATCCAGCACTTCTGCTGCAGGACGGTATCCCTGCGGGCAGGCAACCGACACTTCCATCTTCATCTTAAGGCCACCGACGATCAAGGAATTCATCATATTATTTCCGTCGCCGATAAAGCACATTTTAAGTCCATCCAAACTACCATGGTTTTCACGGATCGTCATCAGATCTGCAAGTACCTGACACGGGTGAGATAAATCCGTCAGACCATTGATGATCGGAATGGTTCCAAAATTAGCCAACGCTTCTACTTCGCTCTGTTTAAAGGTACGAATCATAATTCCGTCCAGATACCGGGAAAGGACCCTTGCGGTATCCTGCACCGGCTCTCCGCGGCCAATCTGCATATCTTTTGAAGAAAGAAAAATCGGCAGTCCTCCCAGTTGATACATGCCAACCTCAAAGGAAACACGCGTACGGGTACTGGCCTTTTCAAAAATCATTCCCAATGTTTTTCCTGCCAGACGCGGATGTGCAATGTCATGCTTTTTCTCATACTTGAGCTGATCGGCAAGGTCCAGAATCTCTGTGATCTCCTGAGAAGAAAGATCCAGCATTTTTAAAAGATGTTTCATCGATAAGCCTCCTCAAAAATTTTAAGCCAGTACCTTTTCCAAAATAGAAAGGCCCGTTTTTAATTCCTCAATCGTAATAGTAAGTGGCGGTAAAAAGCGCAGAACGTCTTTTGCAGTCAGCACCAGCAACCCGTTTTCCACACACTGATCTGCAATTTGGGCAGCGGTTTTTCCGATTGGCTTCGCACCAACCATTAGTCCCATGCCACGCACGCTTTCAATGTTTTTCATTTCACGAAGCGATTTCTGCAAAAAGGCACCTTTTTGAGCAACCTCTTGTAAAAATCCCGGTTCATTCAGTCTCTCTAAGACTACATTTGCCCCTGCAGAAACGACCGGATTCCCACCAAAAGTGGTTCCATGATCACCAACGCCGAGAACCTCTGCGCATTTTTCGCCAACCAAGCATGCTCCGATCGGCAAACCGCCGCCAAGTCCTTTCGCACTGGTAAGCACATCCGGCTTTACTCCAAGCTGCTCCGTCGCATAAAAAGTTCCGGAACGCCCTACACCGGTCTGTACTTCGTCCGCCACCAAAATGATATCCTTTTCATCACAAAGTTTCCGCAGCGCTTTTACAAACTCTGCAGTCAAGGGCAAAATGCCGCCTTCTCCCTGAATTGGCTCATAAAAAATCGCACAGGTCTTATCGCTGAGCTTCTCCATGACACTCTGGAGGTTTGGTTCCGCGGTAATAAATCCTGTCGGCAACGGTGTAAACAGCTTATGAAAATGTTCCTGACCGGTGGCAGCTAGCGTTGCCAGCGTTCTGCCATGAAAAGAATTCTGAAGAGTAATTACTTCGCAGCGATCAAAGCCATACCGATCAGAACTATATTTTCTTGCGACCTTAACGGCGCACTCGTTTGCTTCTGCACCACTATTCCCAAAAAACACCTTTGAAAATCCTGCTGTTTTACAAAGATTTTCTGCCAGTGACGTAACCTGTGGGTTATAAAACAAATTACAGGTATGTTGAATTTCTCCTGCTTGTTTTGAAACTGCCGCAACCCATTTTGGATCGGCATATCCTAGACTGTTTACACCGATTCCGGCAGTAAAATCAATATACTTTTTCCCATCTGCATCCCATGCAGTCGCATTTTTTCCTTTTACCAGTGCTGCGGAAAAGCGATGATAGGTGTGCATCATATACTGATCTGCCTGTGCTTTAATTTTTTCAAATTCCATAAAGTGCCTCCTCTATATTAACAGAACATCGTGCCAATACCGGCATCGGTAAAGAGCTCCACCAAAATGGAATGCGGAACCCGGCCGTCGATAATATGTGCACGCTTAACACCTTGACGAACTGCCTCTACACAACAGTCAATTTTTGGAATCATCCCGCCTGAGATAACCCCATCTTTCTGCAGTTTTGGCACAGAAGAGAGATTGACAACCGGAATCAAGGTTTCCTCATCGTCTTTATCTCGTAAAAGTCCTCGGATATCCGTCATCAGGATCAGCTTTTCAGCATGAAGACTCGCAGCAATATGCGATGCGGCAATATCTGCATTAATATTAAATACCTGGCCGTCTTGACTACCGGCTACTGTGGAAATGATCGGAATATATCCTTTTTCAATTGCATCATTGATCACTTCATTTTTGACTTCTGTAATTTCTCCGACAAACCCAAGATCATCTTCAGAAACT contains the following coding sequences:
- the argB gene encoding Acetylglutamate kinase codes for the protein MNILDADRAQVLVEALPYIQKLAGKTVVVKYGGNAMIDDHLKDAVMSDLVLMQLVGIHVVLVHGGGPEINAMLKKIGKKSEFIKGMRVTDQETIDIVQMVLAGKVNKDLVQLLQRHEGKAIGLCGLDGDLMCAEKKVSEDDLGFVGEITEVKNEVINDAIEKGYIPIISTVAGSQDGQVFNINADIAASHIAASLHAEKLILMTDIRGLLRDKDDEETLIPVVNLSSVPKLQKDGVISGGMIPKIDCCVEAVRQGVKRAHIIDGRVPHSILVELFTDAGIGTMFC
- the aspC gene encoding Aspartate aminotransferase is translated as MKKRDIFAGAERMDSTSSSLIRVMLDKVRAMKDAGKTVIPLVAGEPDFNTPEPIKEATISALEANFTHYGSNRGMPELREKISKILERDMGVHYDPATEILVTCGGAEAINNALLSTISPGDEVIIFSPAFVSYENLVHLAGGTVVSLPLKEENGFQIDLSETEAHITDRTRMIILNNPCNPTGVAYHREILEGLAKLACKYDLLVFSDEIYDRLTYDEPFCSMASFPGMRERALIMCGFSKTYAMTGWRLGYLAVDKRHMDYILKFHQYSTTCCPTFLQIGLANSVDLPETETAVKEMQNKFKERRKLIMEQLDKIPQIHYVRPSGAFYVFIDVSDTGLSGQEFSERLLEEKLVGTVPGIGLGKECGDFVRLSYATSNENILEATNRMADFVKSLA
- the argF gene encoding ornithine carbamoyltransferase (Evidence 2a : Function from experimental evidences in other organisms; PubMedId : 3099126, 6409881, 8025667, 9346304, 16585758, 26443366; Product type e : enzyme), encoding MKHLLKMLDLSSQEITEILDLADQLKYEKKHDIAHPRLAGKTLGMIFEKASTRTRVSFEVGMYQLGGLPIFLSSKDMQIGRGEPVQDTARVLSRYLDGIMIRTFKQSEVEALANFGTIPIINGLTDLSHPCQVLADLMTIRENHGSLDGLKMCFIGDGNNMMNSLIVGGLKMKMEVSVACPQGYRPAAEVLDFAQAYPAFSMTTDPKEAAVGADVVITDVWASMGQEDEAAKRRKAFEGFQINAEVMAKAKKDAMVLHCLPAHRGEEITADVFEKHSAEIFEEAENRLHAQKAVMVKLLG
- the argD gene encoding N-acetylornithine aminotransferase (Evidence 2a : Function from experimental evidences in other organisms; PubMedId : 17012789; Product type e : enzyme) → MEFEKIKAQADQYMMHTYHRFSAALVKGKNATAWDADGKKYIDFTAGIGVNSLGYADPKWVAAVSKQAGEIQHTCNLFYNPQVTSLAENLCKTAGFSKVFFGNSGAEANECAVKVARKYSSDRYGFDRCEVITLQNSFHGRTLATLAATGQEHFHKLFTPLPTGFITAEPNLQSVMEKLSDKTCAIFYEPIQGEGGILPLTAEFVKALRKLCDEKDIILVADEVQTGVGRSGTFYATEQLGVKPDVLTSAKGLGGGLPIGACLVGEKCAEVLGVGDHGTTFGGNPVVSAGANVVLERLNEPGFLQEVAQKGAFLQKSLREMKNIESVRGMGLMVGAKPIGKTAAQIADQCVENGLLVLTAKDVLRFLPPLTITIEELKTGLSILEKVLA
- a CDS encoding Oxidoreductase, encoding MSYKVLITEDINEAGKELLREQGYEIRMGTGIDEETVLKEASDCDAILTRNATISRRIMENCPKLKAVSMHGVGVNGIDVKSATELGIQVTNAAKANQNSVAEYTIGLILLLAKRTFEYNEGLKAGNWEIRSICGMDLEGKTLGIIGVGTIGTMVAKKAFYGLGMNVIGHKRRLTKPIKTEYGILTNDLDEVIRSADFLSLHVPLTSSTRNLLSAEKLALMKPTAYLINTARGEVTDEKALTKILSEKKIAGAAIDVFDGGIPNMNNPILHLDNVIVSPHTASFTGRSLERMSYQAALGIVETLKGQVPTFPVNNPNPIDKAS
- a CDS encoding conserved protein of unknown function (Evidence 4 : Unknown function but conserved in other organisms), whose protein sequence is MTDGKKHIAIGFATGRMGFKNVLRAYIYHLKESHFLSDSRFFLSLFVAYDPSYNNTKKEDYDNLSAEDREAFYLCRFIGPDDIEKEKQQLVKESILTKEEAAGVFGTGYAMQRNIILYEALRENVDEIIFLDDDEYPMAVTESNGNSLWSGQNVLEEHIRYLQFSDITNGYHCGYLTPVPSIDFDGILSKEIFHRFTDALSSDVLKWDEVERLIASGGVTYADKTILSEHQANLALETNGAKFISGGNLGINLTKRTKVLPFYNPPGARGEDSILSTCLKEYNVKWIPVYTFHDGFSFYGTLLRGVLPLKLKQISLYDSAAVNNRFYKACLGWARYKPLYTYLTQPDSFTETMDQSLKNLQECLPYVCSYFNDKRYFNLFYEMEKYVKNVPNHNQQFHDLQRSWKKMVKAL